The nucleotide sequence CCAAAATTCCATCATCAAGATACCAGAATTTTTCTACATGGTTCAACCtagtcccttccatactaatctcggagtcttgatcttcattaaaacttaggtattcagtcttcttcctgcTCATTTTTAATCCTCTGTCGTCCAGTACCTTCTTCCATTGCTCTGTTGGGgttgcataacacgatgtcatcagcaaacaacatgcaccggGGATTGACCTCTTACTCCTTGAGATAGCAAATCCATTAttaggtcaaaaagatatggacttaaagcagatccctaatgtaaaccaactcttactggtattcattcagttaacccaacactgcttctaacctgcgtttttgctccttcatacatatcttggaccaacctcacatacttctcacgtgttccctttactcgcatgcacctccaaacctcttggtgtGGGACTCTGTCAGTAtcccttttccagatctatgaatactatgtgcggtattttctgcttttcccggtgtttttccatcatctgtcggagggaaaacactgcatctgtcgttcctcttcctggcttGAAACCAAGCTGTTCATCACCtgcagatgtttcttctctaattctttgatccattattctttcccagattttcatagtgtgagacattagctttattcctctgtagtttgcacaatcctggatgtcacccttctctttatagataggcaataaagctttctctccattttttggtatcttttcctgactgtatattttctttactagGTCCCACctcatgtctattccttcttctcccaggcttcTCCACatctctgcaggaattccatctggtcctattgctttaccatttttcatcttctgtaGTACcctctttacttccttcctgctaacagtatgtgtcataccaaggttctggaatccatcttcaaagaattttcttggattttcttcatttaacatgtgttcataatattctttccacctcttctttattttatccTCGCTGCATAAAACCACTcgattcccatccttaacctgttttatatgggagtagtctttggtgttcttgcccctcaactttgcaattctgtgaatttttccctctccctcaggttttccagctctttgtacatgtcatctaatgctcttgccttttcttgtgcaactgccttctttacttctttcttatgtctttggtacctctcatTATCCTCTTGcagtccatacttttcccagatctttttttgcatcttttttttggctttcaccacctctttaacttcatcattccaccaccaggtttccttatcgtcaggaggtttctttccagatgtcctTCCAAACAcgtctccacccactctctttatcgCCATACTgctgtgattccaccattcttgcactccctctagcaatctaacttccctcaatactctctccttaaacTCCTGCCTCGCTTCTTCCTCTTGTGTCAGGTTCCACTCCTTGACTGTTAATGGGACATGTGcaggcctaccttttactgtgttccttatttccaagtccattaccaccaccccgtgctgtgctgccacacacactccatttaaaattttacaatttctcacctctctcagatgtgatcttctgcacatgaggaggtcaatttgactttctcttgctccagTCTTGTATGTGATGtagtgattttctttcttttcaaacgaGGTGTTGACAATTGTCAAATGACACTGCGCAGTCCACAACTCCCtctccctcgtcatttctctctccaactccccagccaccatgtaccctctcaataccctctctggtccttcctacatgtccattGATGTCACCACCAATAACGAATCTCCCGTCTCctggtatttcactcaactgttggtacatttcctcccaaaatgctactttttcaacttcatcacatcctgccTGAGGGGCATAAGCACTCACGATGTTGGCTATTTCTCCATCTAAGCACAGTTTCACAACCATTGCTCTGTCACTTGCTCTCTTCATGCTTATTATGCTGTTTTTGAGCTTTTTGATAGAATTATTCTCACTCCATTT is from Macrobrachium rosenbergii isolate ZJJX-2024 chromosome 10, ASM4041242v1, whole genome shotgun sequence and encodes:
- the LOC136843048 gene encoding uncharacterized protein, which gives rise to MDLEIRNTVKGRPAHVPLTVKEWNLTQEEEARQEFKERVLREVRLLEGVQEWWNHSSMAIKRVGGDVFGRTSGKKPPDDKETWWWNDEVKEVVKAKKKMQKKIWEKYGLQEDNERYQRHKKEVKKAVAQEKRCGEAWEKKE
- the LOC136843050 gene encoding uncharacterized protein, translating into MKRASDRAMVVKLCLDGEIANIVSAYAPQAGCDEVEKVAFWEEMYQQLSEIPGDGRFVIGGDINGHVGRTREGIERVHGGWGVGERNDEGEGVVDCAVSFDNCQHLV